A region of Planctomicrobium piriforme DNA encodes the following proteins:
- a CDS encoding outer membrane protein assembly factor BamB family protein has product MRPCFALLLCCWIPAAPQLLGADRLPWPDKAGPTHDGHVAAEDAAGLPVHWDEQTSQNIALKIPLEGHGNSTPVIGQGRVWFTAADAEGTKQSIYCLDEQTGAVLHHRVLFENETPEPLNNKVNTYASPSCVLEPDAVYVHFGSYGTAKLNPETAEVIWQRRDISCRHFRGPGSSPEIYQNLLILTFDGIDQQFVTALDKNTGKSVWRTNRSTDYEDLDQDGQPRGEGDYRKAYSTPALVEVAGHTQVLSTGSRAAFGYDALTGKEIWTLTHDDFNAACRPLIFDGHAIVHTGSGRSNLVSVKLDETTQGNIDKTHVVWNREKGNSDMSSPILIDGRIYLVAGNGVLVCLDAKTGEEIWKERIKGTFVASPITANGLIYFASEEGQTFVIRAGDKFQEVAKNVLGEGMRSSPVAANGALWLRTFGHIYKISSHK; this is encoded by the coding sequence ATGCGACCTTGCTTTGCTCTGCTGTTGTGCTGCTGGATCCCGGCCGCGCCGCAGCTTTTGGGGGCGGACCGACTTCCCTGGCCGGATAAGGCCGGACCCACGCACGACGGCCACGTTGCCGCTGAAGATGCCGCCGGACTGCCTGTCCACTGGGATGAGCAGACCTCGCAGAACATCGCCCTCAAAATTCCGCTGGAAGGGCACGGAAATTCGACGCCGGTCATCGGACAGGGCCGGGTCTGGTTCACCGCCGCCGACGCCGAGGGAACAAAGCAGTCGATCTATTGCCTCGACGAACAGACCGGCGCGGTCCTGCATCACCGCGTCTTGTTCGAGAATGAGACGCCTGAGCCCTTGAATAACAAGGTCAACACCTACGCCTCGCCGTCATGCGTGTTGGAACCGGATGCGGTGTATGTGCATTTTGGTTCCTACGGCACTGCAAAGCTCAATCCAGAGACGGCCGAAGTGATCTGGCAGCGGCGCGACATCTCCTGCCGGCACTTTCGCGGACCAGGTTCTTCGCCAGAGATCTACCAGAACCTGTTGATTCTTACCTTCGACGGCATCGATCAGCAGTTCGTGACTGCTCTCGATAAGAATACAGGCAAGTCGGTTTGGCGGACGAACCGCAGTACTGACTACGAGGATCTCGATCAGGATGGCCAGCCCCGGGGCGAGGGGGACTACCGCAAGGCCTACAGCACGCCGGCGCTGGTCGAAGTGGCCGGCCACACTCAAGTCCTCTCGACCGGTTCCCGTGCGGCATTCGGTTATGACGCCCTTACCGGCAAGGAAATCTGGACGCTCACCCACGACGATTTCAACGCCGCCTGCCGCCCGTTGATTTTCGACGGCCATGCCATCGTGCATACCGGTTCCGGCCGTTCCAATCTCGTCAGCGTGAAGCTCGATGAGACGACGCAGGGAAACATCGACAAAACGCACGTCGTCTGGAATCGGGAAAAGGGCAACTCCGACATGTCGAGCCCGATTCTCATCGACGGCCGGATCTATCTGGTAGCCGGCAACGGGGTGCTGGTTTGCCTTGATGCCAAGACAGGCGAGGAGATCTGGAAAGAACGGATCAAGGGCACCTTCGTCGCATCGCCCATCACAGCCAACGGGCTGATCTATTTTGCATCCGAAGAGGGGCAAACATTTGTGATCCGCGCGGGCGACAAATTTCAGGAAGTCGCAAAGAACGTACTCGGGGAAGGGATGCGGTCCTCACCCGTCGCAGCCAACGGCGCACTCTGGCTTCGCACGTTTGGGCACATCTACAAAATCTCGTCGCACAAATAA
- a CDS encoding SixA phosphatase family protein encodes MKTSTPDLVLLMRHVKSSWAEDGLADHDRPLNKRGLRDAPRMARLLRDENLIPRQIISSTAVRAIDTAKIVATELELEDPVTESRLYHADVATWHLVFSTLGGTGPILLVGHNPGLEELLLSLTGLTVRMPTAAIAVLQPPSTGLSAKEGWLLKAVWRPKEL; translated from the coding sequence ATGAAAACCTCAACGCCAGACCTGGTGCTGCTCATGCGGCATGTGAAATCGAGTTGGGCGGAGGACGGTCTGGCGGATCATGACCGTCCGCTGAACAAGCGAGGTCTGCGCGATGCCCCGCGCATGGCGCGACTGCTGCGCGACGAGAATTTGATTCCGCGACAGATCATCTCTTCAACGGCAGTCCGGGCCATCGACACCGCGAAGATCGTAGCGACGGAACTCGAACTGGAAGATCCCGTCACGGAGTCCCGTTTGTACCATGCCGACGTGGCAACCTGGCACCTGGTGTTTTCGACTCTCGGCGGAACCGGCCCGATCTTGCTGGTGGGGCACAATCCCGGTCTGGAAGAACTGTTGCTGAGTTTGACCGGTCTGACTGTCCGGATGCCCACAGCCGCCATCGCAGTTTTGCAGCCGCCGTCGACCGGTCTTTCGGCGAAGGAAGGCTGGCTGCTCAAAGCGGTCTGGCGGCCTAAAGAGCTGTGA
- a CDS encoding CinA family protein, whose product MMTEIERQLATVAQQVAEALQKRGMKLVLTESCTGGLVASTLTAIPGISQYFCGSAVTYRDETKASWLQVSRSDLANPKIGAVSPHVAEQMCQGALAQTPEADLAGSTTGHLGPNAPAEFDGVVFVGIALRSGTSVTVQRRTVSKQAPAGWTLRNYRRYEAAILVLQAVLKALA is encoded by the coding sequence ATGATGACGGAGATTGAACGGCAGTTAGCGACGGTGGCTCAGCAAGTGGCCGAGGCGCTCCAGAAACGCGGTATGAAGCTGGTACTGACGGAAAGCTGCACCGGCGGCCTGGTCGCCAGCACGCTGACGGCCATTCCCGGCATTTCTCAATACTTCTGCGGCTCGGCCGTCACTTACCGCGACGAAACCAAAGCCAGTTGGCTACAGGTTTCCCGATCCGATCTCGCGAACCCGAAAATCGGGGCCGTCAGCCCGCATGTTGCCGAGCAGATGTGCCAGGGAGCGCTCGCTCAGACCCCGGAGGCCGATCTGGCCGGGTCGACCACCGGTCATCTGGGCCCCAATGCTCCGGCGGAGTTCGACGGCGTGGTGTTCGTCGGCATCGCGCTGCGCTCCGGCACTTCGGTCACCGTGCAGCGTCGTACCGTTTCGAAGCAGGCCCCGGCCGGGTGGACGCTCCGCAATTACCGCCGCTACGAAGCAGCCATCCTGGTGTTACAGGCAGTGCTCAAAGCGCTGGCATAG
- a CDS encoding GGDEF domain-containing protein — MSNIAVNTGMLVCAGLVVANVLQLWLWQRAAQRRMQQWDEFRRKDTVQRTSLLELSRTVAARRFEIDWLLCCVHRTDAFDRAALLIRQSVETATPVCCLAVSPAGQILKSAPASLMGAVHLTSAGKQKLNSHAPVELSLQHRDYVISGTQTAVFESCSAFPCEAAGAHCGWLLVSRVPNLTADSAADQSLIAKLCGSLALPTESDAGNSVDRAGFEEIRLVRDMLQLRTLTDEEFTTPEEMLQEFLARLAVMTGFERATLYAANENDAATHPSIERWTWGGRSIPATLAPAWDENELRLLTQFRHTAQRPLWLDHTILQGAETQVFQTALLIRVSETNFPDGLLLLVSREELPRRSATEELVDWSAQFLPNSFDKALARQQVEERARRDGLTQLANRQTFDSEIQKQLHACSLLKTTCSLLLIDVDHFKRINDNYGHLAGDDVLRTTATLISQAMQQQRVTDRPLVARYGGEEFAVLLPDCPTVGARRIAEQLRSEIESTLFHVDGSTLQLTISIGVAETTHTTSTAVELIRAADEALYAAKHEGRNRVVVAAAKQNIRPAV, encoded by the coding sequence ATGTCGAACATTGCAGTGAATACCGGAATGCTTGTGTGCGCGGGCCTGGTCGTGGCCAACGTGCTCCAGCTCTGGCTATGGCAACGGGCGGCCCAGCGACGGATGCAGCAATGGGACGAATTCCGACGCAAAGATACCGTGCAGAGAACCAGCCTGCTGGAACTCTCCCGCACGGTCGCCGCGCGACGCTTTGAAATCGACTGGCTGCTTTGCTGCGTCCATCGCACCGACGCTTTTGACCGCGCCGCGTTGCTGATTCGGCAATCCGTCGAGACTGCGACGCCCGTCTGCTGTCTGGCCGTCTCGCCGGCCGGCCAGATCCTCAAGTCAGCACCCGCCTCGCTGATGGGCGCCGTGCATCTCACTTCGGCCGGAAAACAAAAACTTAATTCGCATGCGCCCGTCGAATTGTCGCTGCAGCATCGCGACTATGTGATCTCCGGAACGCAGACGGCCGTTTTTGAAAGCTGCTCGGCGTTTCCCTGCGAAGCGGCCGGAGCGCACTGCGGCTGGCTGCTGGTCTCGCGAGTTCCGAATCTCACAGCGGACAGCGCTGCCGATCAAAGTCTCATCGCCAAGCTGTGCGGGTCGCTGGCACTGCCGACGGAGTCGGACGCCGGCAACTCGGTCGATCGCGCCGGCTTTGAAGAAATTCGTCTGGTTCGCGACATGCTGCAATTGCGGACGCTGACCGATGAAGAGTTCACGACGCCTGAAGAAATGCTGCAGGAGTTTCTAGCCCGGCTGGCGGTCATGACCGGCTTCGAACGCGCCACGTTGTACGCCGCGAATGAGAACGACGCGGCGACGCACCCTTCCATCGAGCGCTGGACCTGGGGCGGGCGATCCATTCCGGCAACCCTCGCGCCGGCCTGGGATGAAAACGAACTTCGGCTCCTCACTCAATTCCGTCACACCGCCCAGCGTCCGCTCTGGCTCGACCACACGATTCTGCAGGGGGCAGAGACTCAAGTTTTTCAGACGGCGCTCCTCATACGGGTGTCGGAAACGAACTTTCCGGACGGTCTGCTCTTGCTGGTGAGCCGCGAAGAACTGCCCCGTCGATCCGCGACGGAAGAACTCGTCGACTGGTCGGCCCAATTCCTGCCGAATTCCTTCGACAAGGCGCTCGCCCGGCAACAGGTCGAAGAACGAGCCCGACGCGACGGCCTCACCCAACTGGCAAACCGGCAGACGTTCGACAGCGAGATCCAGAAACAACTGCATGCCTGTTCGTTATTGAAGACGACCTGCAGTCTGCTGCTGATCGACGTCGACCATTTCAAGCGGATCAACGACAACTACGGCCACCTGGCCGGCGACGATGTGCTGCGCACGACAGCCACGCTCATTTCACAGGCCATGCAGCAACAACGAGTGACCGACCGTCCGCTCGTGGCCCGTTATGGCGGCGAAGAGTTTGCGGTGCTGTTGCCCGATTGTCCGACAGTGGGCGCACGGCGCATTGCAGAACAACTGCGGAGTGAAATCGAATCGACCTTGTTTCATGTCGATGGCAGCACGCTGCAACTGACGATCTCAATCGGAGTGGCCGAGACCACGCACACGACATCGACTGCGGTCGAGCTGATTCGTGCTGCGGATGAAGCGCTGTATGCGGCCAAGCATGAAGGCCGCAACCGCGTCGTAGTCGCGGCCGCCAAGCAGAACATCCGGCCTGCGGTGTGA
- a CDS encoding hybrid sensor histidine kinase/response regulator, with protein MTKTLSRFAVTISLTLAVFGISFLVPRGVSYGLFYLAVLLLAITLHSRVYIWRLAVFMMVLRTLGFLLQSTSAEERNGVALVNLMLSLFAIWTTALLGSRARAKRDQILAANESLDQKFRQSNRDLQIVVEDLRHEVQRRERAQADLEYQNMLLDGLMDAIPDNIYFKDTEGRYLRINRAKAMRSGLASAELAQGKTDFDFFQPEHASSAYEVEQRIMQTGKPLIDHEEKLIWPDGRASWVSATKVPLKRPDGTIIGTLGISRDITSHYEISQALQLERDRLRTLIDHLPDYVFIKDAAGRFVTLNRAHYELFGCQSEEEIFGKTDFDFSPPELAAQYYADDQEVIRHGVTLTSREEEVVAADGDHRWVLTTKVPLHAPDGKVIGLVGIARDITKRKQAEQELKSAKEAAEVANRAKSEFLANMSHEIRTPMNAIIGMTELVLDTGLAAQQRDYLDTVLNSAESLMGIINDILDFSKIESGRLEIEQYPIDIREWFGDSIKPLAVRAHAKKLELACHIAPDVPPYVRGDGLRLRQIIVNLLGNAIKFTRAGEVVLDVQRETDERGGAMLHIRVSDTGIGISREQQSRIFEAFEQADMSTTRDYGGTGLGLAISSRLVTLMNGEIWVESELGEGSTFHILVPYGEVAPEEVPRNKQDLSALSGLRILVVDDNATNRRILEEMCRNWGMRPSVVSGAVMAMAELNAAVRRGEPYELVISDVAMPEVDGFSLAKQISQNESLGTIVVMMLSSLDRDQDIARCQEMGIRNYLTKPIKQSDLFDAIASVLDLSVNPSENVSSATQNFPRVQPMQVLLAEDSLANRKLAIGLLSRWGHEVSIATNGREAVEAMQSRTFDLVLMDVQMPEMDGLTATRQIRELEAAGSIRPCPIIALTAHAMKGDRERCLEAGMDNYITKPIRPFDLASVLAHYGEPLEAAEEPARPSEVPVVKPPMPTTAAGNGVHLNWSTLLHHVQDDEALAVDVAQAFLQETPRLLTDLGAALTAENASRAKLAAHTLKGSLRTLGAPSFERAAGLEIAASASDWAKGRELFVQFHVEVAEVLKELQSRLRDLPSESFSI; from the coding sequence TTGACCAAGACTCTGTCCCGGTTCGCCGTCACAATCAGCCTGACGCTGGCGGTGTTCGGAATCAGCTTCCTGGTACCGCGGGGAGTCTCTTACGGACTCTTTTATCTCGCCGTGCTGCTGCTGGCGATCACCCTGCATTCGCGGGTGTATATCTGGCGGCTGGCCGTCTTCATGATGGTGCTGCGGACATTGGGATTTCTGCTGCAAAGCACCTCTGCCGAAGAACGCAACGGCGTTGCCCTCGTGAACCTCATGCTGTCGCTGTTTGCGATCTGGACGACGGCCCTGCTGGGTTCGCGTGCCAGGGCGAAACGCGACCAGATCCTCGCCGCCAACGAATCGCTCGACCAGAAGTTTCGGCAGAGCAATCGGGATCTGCAAATCGTCGTCGAAGACCTGCGACATGAGGTGCAGCGCCGCGAACGGGCGCAGGCCGATCTCGAATACCAGAACATGCTCCTCGACGGCCTGATGGACGCCATCCCGGACAACATCTATTTCAAGGACACGGAAGGCCGCTATCTGCGGATCAACCGCGCCAAGGCCATGCGGTCAGGCCTGGCCTCGGCGGAGTTGGCGCAGGGGAAAACCGACTTCGACTTCTTTCAGCCAGAGCACGCATCCTCCGCCTACGAAGTTGAGCAGCGGATCATGCAGACCGGCAAGCCGCTGATCGACCATGAGGAAAAGCTGATCTGGCCAGACGGCCGCGCGAGCTGGGTGTCGGCGACGAAAGTACCGCTCAAACGACCTGACGGCACGATCATCGGGACTCTCGGCATCTCGCGGGACATCACGAGCCATTACGAAATCTCGCAGGCGCTGCAGCTCGAACGCGACCGCCTGCGGACGTTGATCGACCATTTGCCAGATTATGTGTTCATCAAGGACGCGGCCGGCCGCTTCGTCACGCTCAACCGGGCTCATTACGAACTGTTCGGCTGCCAGTCGGAAGAAGAAATCTTCGGCAAGACCGACTTCGATTTCTCGCCCCCGGAACTCGCCGCGCAGTACTACGCCGACGACCAGGAAGTCATCCGCCACGGCGTCACCCTCACCAGCCGGGAAGAAGAAGTCGTCGCCGCCGACGGCGACCATCGCTGGGTGCTCACCACAAAAGTCCCGCTCCACGCACCCGACGGCAAAGTCATCGGCCTGGTCGGGATTGCCCGCGATATCACCAAACGGAAACAGGCCGAGCAGGAACTGAAGTCCGCCAAGGAAGCCGCCGAAGTCGCCAACCGCGCGAAGAGCGAGTTCCTGGCGAACATGAGCCACGAGATCCGCACGCCCATGAACGCCATCATCGGCATGACGGAACTGGTGCTCGACACCGGGCTCGCCGCTCAGCAGCGCGACTATCTCGATACCGTGCTGAACTCGGCCGAGTCGCTCATGGGGATCATCAACGACATTCTCGACTTCTCGAAGATCGAATCGGGTCGGCTGGAAATCGAGCAGTACCCCATCGACATCCGGGAATGGTTCGGCGATTCGATCAAGCCGCTGGCGGTGCGGGCGCATGCGAAGAAGCTCGAACTCGCCTGCCACATTGCTCCCGATGTGCCGCCGTATGTTCGCGGGGACGGACTGCGGCTGCGGCAGATCATTGTGAACCTGCTGGGGAATGCCATCAAATTCACCCGGGCCGGCGAAGTCGTGCTGGACGTGCAGCGCGAGACTGACGAACGGGGCGGGGCGATGCTGCATATTCGCGTTTCCGACACCGGCATCGGCATCTCCCGCGAACAGCAGTCGCGTATCTTTGAAGCCTTCGAACAGGCGGACATGTCCACCACCCGCGACTACGGCGGCACCGGCCTGGGGCTTGCCATTTCGTCGCGGCTGGTGACGTTGATGAACGGCGAGATCTGGGTCGAAAGCGAACTCGGTGAAGGCAGCACGTTTCACATCCTCGTACCGTATGGGGAAGTGGCTCCGGAAGAAGTTCCCCGCAACAAACAGGATCTGAGCGCGCTGAGCGGGCTGCGGATTCTGGTTGTCGACGACAACGCCACGAACCGCCGCATTCTCGAAGAGATGTGCCGCAACTGGGGCATGCGGCCCAGCGTTGTTTCGGGCGCGGTGATGGCGATGGCCGAACTGAATGCCGCCGTCCGCCGGGGCGAGCCGTATGAGCTGGTGATTTCCGACGTCGCCATGCCGGAAGTTGACGGTTTTTCGCTGGCAAAGCAGATCTCGCAGAATGAATCGCTGGGGACGATCGTGGTGATGATGCTCAGCTCGCTCGACCGCGATCAGGACATTGCCCGTTGCCAGGAAATGGGAATCCGCAACTATCTCACCAAGCCGATCAAGCAGTCGGATCTGTTCGATGCGATTGCCTCGGTGCTGGATCTCTCGGTCAATCCGTCAGAGAACGTGTCGAGCGCCACGCAGAACTTTCCGCGCGTGCAGCCAATGCAGGTGCTGCTGGCCGAAGACAGTCTCGCCAACCGCAAACTGGCGATCGGGCTGCTCTCACGCTGGGGGCATGAGGTCAGCATTGCCACCAACGGCCGTGAAGCGGTCGAAGCGATGCAGAGCCGCACGTTTGATCTCGTGCTGATGGACGTGCAGATGCCGGAAATGGACGGCCTGACCGCCACCCGGCAGATTCGTGAACTCGAAGCAGCAGGCTCCATTAGGCCGTGTCCCATCATCGCGCTCACCGCGCATGCGATGAAGGGGGACCGCGAACGCTGTCTGGAGGCCGGTATGGACAACTACATTACCAAGCCGATCCGCCCCTTCGACCTGGCCAGCGTGCTGGCCCATTATGGAGAGCCGCTGGAAGCTGCCGAAGAACCGGCCCGGCCGTCTGAAGTTCCTGTCGTGAAGCCCCCCATGCCGACGACCGCGGCCGGCAACGGCGTGCATCTCAACTGGTCGACACTGCTGCATCATGTGCAGGACGACGAGGCGCTGGCCGTCGATGTCGCTCAGGCGTTTCTGCAGGAGACGCCGCGGCTGCTGACGGATCTGGGAGCGGCGCTCACCGCCGAGAACGCCAGTCGGGCCAAGCTTGCAGCACACACGCTAAAGGGAAGCCTGCGAACGCTGGGAGCCCCCTCATTTGAACGAGCCGCCGGACTCGAAATCGCCGCGTCTGCCTCCGACTGGGCCAAAGGCCGGGAACTGTTCGTTCAGTTTCACGTCGAGGTCGCTGAAGTGCTGAAAGAACTGCAATCGCGATTGCGCGATCTGCCGTCCGAATCGTTCTCGATTTGA